One segment of Strix aluco isolate bStrAlu1 chromosome 4, bStrAlu1.hap1, whole genome shotgun sequence DNA contains the following:
- the G3BP2 gene encoding ras GTPase-activating protein-binding protein 2 isoform X2, giving the protein MVMEKPSPLLVGREFVRQYYTLLNKAPDFLHRFYGRNSSYVHGGLDASGKPQEAVYGQAEIHKKVMSLQFSECHTKIRHVDAHATLSDGVVVQVMGELSNNGQPMRKFMQTFVLAPEGSVPNKFYVHNDIFRYEDEVFGDSEGELDEESEEEVEEEQEERQPSPEPVQENASSTYYENHPVTNGIEEALEESSHEPEPELESETKTEELKAEVEEKTLEELEEKSPSPPPVEPVSLPQEPPKPRVETKPEAQSQPPRVREQRPRERPGFPPRGPRPGRGDMEQNESDNRRIIRYPDSHQLFVGNLPHDIDESELKEFFMSFGNVVELRINTKGVGGKLPNFGFVVFDDSEPVQRILVAKPIMFRGEVRLNVEEKKTRAARERETRGGGDDRRDIRRNDRGPGGPRGIVGGGMMRDRDGRGPPPRGGMAQKLGSGRGTGQMEGRFTGQRR; this is encoded by the exons ATGGTGATGGAGAAGCCAAGTCCCCTGCTCGTAGGGCGGGAGTTCGTGAGACAGTACTACACTCTGCTAAATAAAGCCCCTGACTTCTTGCACAG GTTTTATGGCAGGAATTCTTCTTACGTCCATGGAGGGCTGGATGCCAGTGGGAAACCGCAAGAAGCAGTGTATGGTCAAGCT GAGATACACAAGAAAGTGATGTCATTACAGTTCAGCGAATGCCACACCAAGATTCGTCACGTGGATGCTCATGCTACACTGAGTGATGGGGTGGTTGTGCAAGTAATGGGAGAGCTGTCGAACAACGGGCAGCCGATGAGGAAGTTCATGCAGACTTTTGTGCTTGCTCCAGAA GGTTCTGTTCCAAACAAGTTCTATGTCCATAATGACATCTTCAGATATGAAGATGAAGTATTTGGGGATTCAGAAGGAGAACTTGATGAAG AGTCTGAGGAAGAggtggaagaggagcaggaggaaaggcAACCATCACCTGAACCTGTGCAAGAGAACGCAAGCAGTACTTACTATGAAAACCATCCTGTAAC CAATGGGATAGAGGAGGCGCTAGAAGAATCATCTCATGAACCTGAGCCAGAATTGGAAtctgaaacaaaaactgaggagcTGAAAGCTGAAGTAGAAGAAAAGACCCTTGAGGAGCTAGAAGAGAAGTCTCCATCTCCGCCTCCTGTAGAACCTGTTTCGCTACCACAAGAACCACCAAAG CCAAGAGTTGAAACTAAACCTGAAGCTCAGTCTCAACCTCCTCGTGTACGTGAACAGCGTCCCAGGGAAAGACCAGGTTTTCCACCCCGAGGACCTCGACCAG GGAGAGGGGACATGGAACAGAATGAGTCGGATAATCGTCGGATAATTCGCTATCCAGACAGCCACCAGCTCTTTGTTGGGAACTTGCCACATGATATCGATGAGAGTGAACTGAAAGAGTTTTTCATGA GCTTTGGAAATGTGGTAGAACTTCGCATAAATACTAAAGGAGTGGGAGGAAAACTGCCTAATTTTGGTTTCGTTGTGTTTGATGATTCTGAGCCGGTCCAGCGAATTTTAGTTGCAAAA CCTATTATGTTCCGGGGTGAGGTGCGCTTGAAcgtagaagagaaaaaaacaagagcCGCTCGTGAAAGAGAGACCCGAGGTGGAGGCGATGATCGTAGGGATATTCGGCGCAATGATAGAGGCCCTGGGGGTCCCCGTGGAATAGTGGGTGGTGGCATGATGCGAGACCGTGATGGAAGAGGACCCCCTCCGAGAGGTGGCATGGCACAGAAACTTGGCTCTGGACGAGGAACCGGGCAAATGGAAGGCCGTTTCACTGGACAGCGTCGCTGA
- the G3BP2 gene encoding ras GTPase-activating protein-binding protein 2 isoform X1 yields MVMEKPSPLLVGREFVRQYYTLLNKAPDFLHRFYGRNSSYVHGGLDASGKPQEAVYGQAEIHKKVMSLQFSECHTKIRHVDAHATLSDGVVVQVMGELSNNGQPMRKFMQTFVLAPEGSVPNKFYVHNDIFRYEDEVFGDSEGELDEESEEEVEEEQEERQPSPEPVQENASSTYYENHPVTNGIEEALEESSHEPEPELESETKTEELKAEVEEKTLEELEEKSPSPPPVEPVSLPQEPPKAFSWASVTSKNLPPSGTVSSSGIPPHVKAPVSQPRVETKPEAQSQPPRVREQRPRERPGFPPRGPRPGRGDMEQNESDNRRIIRYPDSHQLFVGNLPHDIDESELKEFFMSFGNVVELRINTKGVGGKLPNFGFVVFDDSEPVQRILVAKPIMFRGEVRLNVEEKKTRAARERETRGGGDDRRDIRRNDRGPGGPRGIVGGGMMRDRDGRGPPPRGGMAQKLGSGRGTGQMEGRFTGQRR; encoded by the exons ATGGTGATGGAGAAGCCAAGTCCCCTGCTCGTAGGGCGGGAGTTCGTGAGACAGTACTACACTCTGCTAAATAAAGCCCCTGACTTCTTGCACAG GTTTTATGGCAGGAATTCTTCTTACGTCCATGGAGGGCTGGATGCCAGTGGGAAACCGCAAGAAGCAGTGTATGGTCAAGCT GAGATACACAAGAAAGTGATGTCATTACAGTTCAGCGAATGCCACACCAAGATTCGTCACGTGGATGCTCATGCTACACTGAGTGATGGGGTGGTTGTGCAAGTAATGGGAGAGCTGTCGAACAACGGGCAGCCGATGAGGAAGTTCATGCAGACTTTTGTGCTTGCTCCAGAA GGTTCTGTTCCAAACAAGTTCTATGTCCATAATGACATCTTCAGATATGAAGATGAAGTATTTGGGGATTCAGAAGGAGAACTTGATGAAG AGTCTGAGGAAGAggtggaagaggagcaggaggaaaggcAACCATCACCTGAACCTGTGCAAGAGAACGCAAGCAGTACTTACTATGAAAACCATCCTGTAAC CAATGGGATAGAGGAGGCGCTAGAAGAATCATCTCATGAACCTGAGCCAGAATTGGAAtctgaaacaaaaactgaggagcTGAAAGCTGAAGTAGAAGAAAAGACCCTTGAGGAGCTAGAAGAGAAGTCTCCATCTCCGCCTCCTGTAGAACCTGTTTCGCTACCACAAGAACCACCAAAG GCTTTCTCTTGGGCTTCAGTGACCAGTAAAAACCTGCCTCCTAGTGGTACTGTTTCTTCCTCTGGAATTCCACCCCATGTTAAAGCACCAGTCTCACAG CCAAGAGTTGAAACTAAACCTGAAGCTCAGTCTCAACCTCCTCGTGTACGTGAACAGCGTCCCAGGGAAAGACCAGGTTTTCCACCCCGAGGACCTCGACCAG GGAGAGGGGACATGGAACAGAATGAGTCGGATAATCGTCGGATAATTCGCTATCCAGACAGCCACCAGCTCTTTGTTGGGAACTTGCCACATGATATCGATGAGAGTGAACTGAAAGAGTTTTTCATGA GCTTTGGAAATGTGGTAGAACTTCGCATAAATACTAAAGGAGTGGGAGGAAAACTGCCTAATTTTGGTTTCGTTGTGTTTGATGATTCTGAGCCGGTCCAGCGAATTTTAGTTGCAAAA CCTATTATGTTCCGGGGTGAGGTGCGCTTGAAcgtagaagagaaaaaaacaagagcCGCTCGTGAAAGAGAGACCCGAGGTGGAGGCGATGATCGTAGGGATATTCGGCGCAATGATAGAGGCCCTGGGGGTCCCCGTGGAATAGTGGGTGGTGGCATGATGCGAGACCGTGATGGAAGAGGACCCCCTCCGAGAGGTGGCATGGCACAGAAACTTGGCTCTGGACGAGGAACCGGGCAAATGGAAGGCCGTTTCACTGGACAGCGTCGCTGA